The Falsibacillus pallidus genome window below encodes:
- a CDS encoding bifunctional 4-hydroxy-2-oxoglutarate aldolase/2-dehydro-3-deoxy-phosphogluconate aldolase, with translation MSVEEIKRRAVVAVLRGTSLESIIPIGEALKEGGVTALEITMETPKALAIIEKAADVFGDGLLVGAGTVLDPETARAAIMAGSRFIFSPTVNVETIRMTKRYGVISVPGAFTPTEILNAYEHGADVIKVFPAGSFGPGYFKNIAGPLPQIPLMPTGGINLENAKDYLKAGAVAVGVGTSLVDPKRALTEAYLAEVTLKARRLMEEVRLARG, from the coding sequence ATGAGTGTTGAAGAAATCAAAAGAAGAGCAGTGGTTGCCGTCTTGCGCGGCACTTCCTTGGAGTCAATTATTCCAATAGGAGAAGCGTTGAAGGAAGGCGGAGTCACGGCTCTTGAAATTACGATGGAAACGCCAAAGGCGCTGGCGATCATTGAAAAAGCAGCCGATGTGTTTGGGGATGGGCTTTTGGTGGGAGCAGGAACCGTGCTAGATCCGGAAACAGCAAGAGCAGCGATTATGGCGGGTTCCCGCTTTATTTTTTCCCCGACGGTCAATGTCGAAACCATCCGCATGACAAAACGCTACGGGGTGATCAGTGTTCCAGGTGCGTTCACACCCACGGAAATTTTGAACGCTTATGAACATGGGGCTGATGTTATTAAAGTATTTCCAGCAGGAAGTTTCGGACCCGGCTATTTCAAAAATATCGCCGGTCCGCTGCCGCAGATTCCGCTGATGCCCACAGGAGGCATCAACCTGGAGAATGCCAAGGATTATCTGAAAGCAGGTGCGGTTGCAGTTGGAGTCGGCACTTCCTTGGTCGATCCCAAAAGGGCTTTGACAGAGGCTTATTTGGCCGAAGTTACCCTAAAGGCAAGAAGGCTGATGGAAGAGGTTCGGTTAGCCAGGGGATGA
- a CDS encoding LacI family DNA-binding transcriptional regulator, with translation MEKVTMADVAREAGVSKSTVSQFLNKRYEYMGEKTKLKIEAAIERLGYQPNFIARSLKQKRTSMVGIIVANIMHYLSTEISRAIEDFCQDHDLHAIVCNADDDPEKEKRYIEMLRAKQVDGLIIFPTELNTELYAGMIKEGYPVVFVDRKVEMLDAFSVVTDNRESTYKAIQSFIANGHRHIAFAVQPLIVSTRKERLEGYKNAMVEAGLPIRPEFIIESSIGEMKRKLEELFSLEDPPTALFAGNDRVFLTVVEFLKGKGLKIGQDVDLIVFDNIPFANLMDKPISFIMQPATEMGMKAAELLFDQINKVEKEPQKFIFPSEMV, from the coding sequence ATGGAAAAAGTGACAATGGCCGATGTAGCGAGAGAAGCGGGAGTATCCAAAAGTACGGTTTCTCAATTTTTAAATAAACGGTATGAATACATGGGGGAAAAAACAAAGCTCAAGATTGAAGCAGCGATTGAGCGGCTCGGTTATCAACCCAATTTTATCGCAAGGAGTTTGAAGCAAAAGAGGACCTCCATGGTGGGCATTATCGTGGCGAATATTATGCACTATTTATCAACAGAAATCAGCCGCGCGATTGAGGACTTCTGTCAAGACCATGACCTGCATGCGATTGTTTGCAATGCTGATGATGATCCGGAGAAGGAGAAGCGCTATATCGAAATGCTGCGGGCAAAACAGGTTGATGGGCTGATTATTTTTCCAACGGAACTAAATACGGAATTATATGCAGGAATGATTAAGGAAGGTTATCCGGTGGTGTTTGTCGACCGCAAAGTGGAGATGTTGGACGCCTTTTCGGTGGTGACGGACAATAGGGAATCCACTTATAAGGCGATTCAGAGCTTTATTGCAAATGGCCACCGCCATATTGCATTTGCCGTTCAGCCGCTTATCGTCAGTACGCGAAAAGAACGTCTGGAGGGCTATAAAAATGCGATGGTGGAAGCTGGCCTGCCAATCCGGCCTGAGTTTATTATCGAATCAAGCATTGGCGAGATGAAAAGGAAATTGGAGGAACTCTTTTCCTTGGAGGATCCGCCGACTGCTCTGTTTGCCGGAAATGACCGGGTATTTTTGACCGTGGTCGAATTTCTGAAGGGTAAGGGACTGAAGATTGGTCAAGATGTTGATTTGATTGTCTTTGATAATATTCCATTTGCGAATTTGATGGATAAGCCCATCTCCTTTATTATGCAGCCGGCCACGGAAATGGGAATGAAGGCAGCGGAATTGTTATTTGACCAAATCAATAAAGTAGAGAAGGAGCCTCAAAAGTTTATCTTTCCGAGCGAGATGGTGTAG
- the hxlA gene encoding 3-hexulose-6-phosphate synthase: MKIQLALDRLEIADAIQITRMVEDSIDWIEVGTSLIKEFGMASVRELKQAFPAKTIVADMKTIDNARYEFEMAFRSGADVATVMGVSPLVTIDICMEVAARFNKKVMFDLLNTSEDQVRELMNYRDAIFCAHVSKDEQEESGERNKGTKNGALFTENEVQVAAAGGITIESLAALRKSLNPSVVIVGSAITKASNPTQAAARLKQAVLKGE, translated from the coding sequence ATGAAAATACAACTTGCTCTGGATCGGCTGGAAATTGCCGATGCCATACAAATAACGAGAATGGTAGAGGATTCGATTGATTGGATTGAGGTGGGGACCTCTCTTATTAAAGAGTTCGGGATGGCCAGTGTTCGTGAGTTGAAGCAGGCTTTCCCTGCTAAAACAATTGTCGCTGATATGAAAACGATTGACAATGCCCGTTATGAATTCGAAATGGCTTTTAGGTCGGGAGCTGATGTCGCGACTGTCATGGGTGTTTCGCCGCTCGTAACGATTGATATTTGCATGGAAGTTGCCGCTCGTTTTAATAAAAAGGTCATGTTTGATCTGCTAAATACATCAGAAGATCAGGTTAGGGAATTAATGAATTACCGAGACGCCATCTTTTGCGCCCACGTAAGCAAGGATGAGCAGGAGGAGTCCGGTGAGCGGAATAAGGGGACAAAGAACGGAGCCCTTTTTACCGAAAATGAAGTTCAAGTTGCAGCAGCAGGCGGCATTACTATTGAATCGTTAGCCGCTTTAAGAAAATCCCTGAATCCTTCAGTTGTCATTGTCGGCTCAGCTATTACCAAAGCCAGCAATCCAACTCAGGCGGCAGCAAGATTGAAACAGGCAGTATTGAAAGGGGAATAG
- the hxlB gene encoding 6-phospho-3-hexuloisomerase, with amino-acid sequence MSIIPKILKEIEMVLDQVAEEELQHLALELQKAKRIFIIGEGRSGLMAKSFAMRLMHLGATVYVVGETITPSIAEGDILVAVSGSGTTKSVVWTAERTKSLGCSVLGVTTNPESALAAAATAVIHVPAATKYRRENELQTIQPLGSLFDQSVHILFDTICLMFSKLNEVDHNAAFGRHSNLE; translated from the coding sequence ATGTCAATCATTCCAAAGATTTTAAAGGAAATAGAAATGGTTCTTGATCAGGTGGCCGAGGAAGAGCTTCAACATCTGGCCCTTGAATTGCAAAAAGCAAAGCGGATTTTTATCATTGGTGAAGGGCGATCCGGGTTAATGGCCAAATCGTTTGCCATGCGACTAATGCACTTGGGTGCAACCGTATATGTGGTGGGTGAAACTATCACACCTTCCATTGCTGAAGGCGATATCCTGGTTGCGGTTTCAGGTTCGGGAACTACCAAGAGTGTGGTTTGGACGGCGGAGAGGACCAAATCGCTAGGCTGTTCCGTGCTTGGGGTTACGACCAATCCGGAGTCAGCGCTGGCAGCTGCAGCTACAGCGGTTATTCATGTTCCAGCAGCAACCAAATATCGCCGCGAAAATGAACTGCAAACGATTCAACCACTAGGATCTTTATTTGACCAATCTGTTCATATTTTATTCGATACCATCTGCTTAATGTTCAGCAAGCTGAATGAGGTCGACCATAACGCAGCATTTGGGCGCCATAGCAATCTCGAATAG
- a CDS encoding ion channel — protein sequence MVNFLIGATILFIAINLVYFFTNKTYRKSYFSTPLFLKLFFVLSMILVGFAAIYYLLSLEGVILVQSLSSRKPIEPTIINVLYFSGETLISVGYGDMLPVGVTRLFAVIESMIGLLLPTAYFMKALDLSNRSNQN from the coding sequence ATGGTGAATTTTTTAATAGGGGCGACGATCCTATTTATTGCAATCAATCTTGTTTATTTTTTTACAAATAAAACGTATCGAAAAAGCTACTTTAGTACACCGCTTTTTCTTAAGTTATTCTTCGTATTGAGTATGATATTGGTTGGTTTTGCAGCAATATACTATCTTCTGTCTTTAGAAGGAGTCATCTTAGTGCAATCCCTTTCTTCGCGAAAACCAATTGAGCCAACCATCATAAATGTATTGTACTTTAGCGGAGAGACCCTGATCTCGGTAGGGTATGGAGACATGCTTCCTGTAGGGGTAACTAGACTGTTTGCAGTGATTGAATCAATGATCGGCCTGCTCCTGCCGACAGCTTACTTTATGAAAGCACTCGATTTATCAAACCGATCCAATCAAAATTAA
- a CDS encoding Gfo/Idh/MocA family protein gives MKYKKVRWGIIGCGDVTEKKSGPAFHKVENSELVAVMRRTGELARDYAKRHHVQKWYDDADGLIHDPDVDAVYIATPPGSHKEYTLKAAAAGKPVYVEKPMARSAEECKEMVAACKEAGVPLYVAYYRRAQERFLKIKELLDQKAIGEVRFVSSTQYQKARDGVKNSDHLPWRVQPQIAGGGLFFDLASHTLDILDFLLGPIQEAKGFASNQAGYYEAEDIVTGTYQFQTGVHGIGKWCFTAFEDVDRNEIVGSKGKISFSTFGDDPVILTTSDGQQQWSFERPEHVHQPLVETIVKELTEGGNLCPSKGESGLRTNRVMDEIVGN, from the coding sequence ATGAAGTATAAAAAGGTCCGGTGGGGAATCATCGGCTGCGGAGATGTGACTGAAAAGAAAAGCGGTCCTGCTTTTCACAAGGTTGAGAACTCAGAACTTGTGGCGGTCATGAGGAGAACGGGTGAGCTGGCCAGGGATTATGCGAAAAGACACCATGTTCAGAAGTGGTACGATGATGCGGATGGATTGATTCACGACCCTGATGTGGATGCGGTCTATATCGCTACGCCTCCTGGGTCGCACAAGGAATATACGCTGAAGGCAGCGGCTGCGGGGAAGCCAGTTTATGTGGAGAAGCCAATGGCCCGCAGCGCCGAGGAGTGCAAAGAGATGGTGGCGGCATGCAAAGAAGCCGGGGTTCCTTTATATGTGGCTTATTACCGCCGGGCACAGGAGCGCTTTTTGAAAATAAAAGAATTGCTGGATCAAAAGGCGATTGGGGAAGTTCGTTTTGTCTCTTCGACTCAGTATCAGAAAGCGAGGGACGGCGTGAAGAACTCGGACCATCTTCCATGGCGCGTGCAGCCTCAGATAGCGGGTGGCGGCCTGTTCTTTGATTTGGCGAGCCATACGCTCGATATTCTAGATTTCCTGCTTGGACCGATCCAGGAAGCAAAAGGCTTTGCCTCGAATCAAGCGGGCTACTATGAGGCCGAGGATATAGTGACGGGTACATATCAGTTTCAAACCGGCGTTCACGGGATTGGAAAGTGGTGTTTCACCGCGTTTGAAGACGTCGATAGGAATGAGATTGTCGGAAGCAAGGGGAAAATCAGCTTTTCTACTTTTGGAGATGACCCGGTCATATTAACCACCAGTGATGGGCAGCAGCAATGGAGCTTCGAGCGCCCTGAGCATGTCCACCAGCCGCTTGTTGAAACAATCGTGAAAGAGTTGACTGAGGGCGGAAACTTGTGTCCGAGTAAGGGAGAATCGGGTTTAAGAACTAACCGCGTGATGGATGAAATTGTAGGTAATTGA
- a CDS encoding HXXEE domain-containing protein, which yields MLETLHSFLDLKTIIWMLPIIFIFHDLEEIITIESSMTASNYPKTKFVQQALNARKKLGSTAAQLAVSAAWILLFMSFIAWTTAHGGSFLLFTAILNLFVFQAFIHIVQTIMFKGYTPGILTSLVLLIPYCFLAYYYLIENGLLTWPLMFASLPLSLIFIPVFLIGNLLGRYFIR from the coding sequence ATGCTAGAAACTCTCCACTCATTTCTTGATCTTAAAACAATCATTTGGATGCTTCCCATCATTTTTATTTTCCATGACTTAGAAGAAATCATCACTATAGAATCTTCCATGACTGCAAGCAACTATCCGAAAACTAAGTTCGTCCAACAAGCCTTAAATGCAAGGAAAAAACTAGGTTCGACCGCTGCCCAGCTTGCCGTTTCGGCAGCTTGGATACTGCTATTCATGTCCTTCATTGCATGGACGACTGCCCATGGCGGCAGCTTTCTTTTATTTACAGCCATTCTAAATCTATTTGTCTTTCAGGCGTTCATCCACATTGTTCAAACCATCATGTTCAAGGGCTACACGCCTGGCATCCTAACCTCACTGGTCCTCCTGATCCCTTACTGCTTCTTGGCCTATTATTATTTAATAGAAAATGGATTATTAACCTGGCCGTTGATGTTCGCAAGTCTCCCGCTAAGTCTGATCTTTATTCCGGTTTTTCTCATAGGCAATCTATTAGGGCGGTATTTTATTCGATAA
- a CDS encoding DUF2515 family protein, translating to MKKKSVCLPSLSEHDKKCIEHIKEKTRQLNQNNVTRTQAYFKFYLQYPEIHWALLGHMISRNVGWNMTDLKGELLTKLLSEKEQLAFFTFLERGSWLIFQDIYSQFLIYDLGVRRGKEMFHLLPFFHTSTFMETMWRYFWRSGDRYTLAIAMVINEQSYLEKRLIQNDRLQKNVTGTVGFKMYEFLRLNNILFPYYPGGKEQKASLVGATSRQFTSLHKRILFGKNLYSLLFQRGEILEGVLKWAHGSPHTGSRKDYWPDLFNDINESYPRALYKRRVKNCLLKKDANRLYSPPLKYAWPAASHDDRSEEDWFEDWSVMEYLKGEANFDGEILTSYCKTFETIELAVMAKEALLLREDGT from the coding sequence ATGAAGAAAAAATCAGTCTGCCTTCCGTCATTATCAGAACATGATAAAAAATGTATTGAGCATATAAAGGAAAAGACGAGGCAGCTAAACCAGAACAATGTCACAAGGACGCAAGCTTATTTTAAATTTTACCTTCAGTATCCTGAAATACATTGGGCCCTTCTCGGACATATGATCTCGCGAAATGTTGGCTGGAATATGACCGATTTAAAAGGGGAATTGCTGACGAAACTTTTGTCTGAAAAGGAACAGCTGGCTTTTTTTACTTTTTTGGAGCGCGGCAGCTGGTTGATTTTCCAAGATATATATTCTCAATTTTTGATATATGATTTGGGTGTGAGGAGGGGCAAAGAAATGTTCCACCTTTTGCCGTTCTTTCATACATCAACGTTTATGGAGACGATGTGGCGTTATTTTTGGCGCAGTGGGGACCGTTATACGTTGGCCATTGCGATGGTGATAAATGAACAGAGCTATTTGGAAAAAAGGTTGATTCAAAATGATCGTTTACAAAAGAACGTAACCGGTACGGTGGGTTTCAAAATGTATGAATTTTTGCGGCTGAATAATATTCTTTTTCCTTATTATCCTGGGGGAAAAGAGCAGAAAGCATCACTCGTCGGCGCCACTTCAAGGCAATTTACTTCACTGCACAAAAGAATTTTATTCGGGAAAAATTTGTATTCCCTCCTTTTTCAACGGGGAGAGATCCTCGAGGGGGTCTTGAAATGGGCACATGGATCGCCACATACCGGCTCAAGGAAAGATTACTGGCCAGATCTGTTTAATGATATCAATGAATCTTACCCCCGTGCTCTCTATAAACGGCGGGTGAAGAATTGCTTGTTGAAAAAGGACGCTAATCGGCTGTACAGTCCGCCTTTGAAATACGCATGGCCTGCTGCATCACATGATGACAGGAGCGAAGAAGACTGGTTCGAGGATTGGAGTGTCATGGAATACCTTAAGGGAGAAGCCAATTTCGATGGAGAGATACTAACTAGCTATTGCAAAACCTTTGAAACCATTGAACTGGCGGTTATGGCGAAGGAAGCCCTCCTGCTGCGAGAAGACGGGACATAG
- the rluF gene encoding 23S rRNA pseudouridine(2604) synthase RluF, with translation MRINKFISEAGKASRRGADKLVADGRVTINGKRATIGSQVEPGDDVKVDGNPIRVARNNVYLALNKPVGITSTTEKGVKGNIVDLVNHPLRVFNIGRLDKESEGLILLTNDGDIVNEILRAENQHEKEYIVSVDKPITPEFLKKMSEGVKILGTKTLPCKVEQLSKFDFQIILTQGLNRQIRRMCGELGYEVYRLQRTRIMNIHLGNLPPGQWRDLSKKEKTQLFRELNYEPKEW, from the coding sequence GTGCGTATTAATAAATTTATCAGTGAAGCCGGTAAAGCTTCCAGACGCGGTGCCGATAAATTGGTTGCCGACGGAAGGGTTACGATCAACGGGAAGCGTGCCACGATAGGCAGCCAGGTTGAACCTGGAGATGACGTGAAAGTAGACGGAAACCCAATCCGTGTAGCCAGGAACAACGTCTATCTTGCCTTAAATAAACCTGTAGGCATCACCAGCACGACAGAAAAAGGCGTCAAAGGTAATATTGTGGACCTGGTCAACCATCCATTAAGAGTATTTAATATTGGACGTCTTGATAAAGAGTCAGAGGGTCTGATACTTCTTACGAACGACGGCGACATTGTCAACGAAATCCTGCGAGCTGAAAATCAGCATGAAAAGGAATATATAGTTTCAGTAGACAAGCCCATCACGCCAGAATTCTTGAAAAAGATGTCAGAGGGCGTCAAAATCTTGGGGACAAAAACCCTTCCTTGTAAAGTGGAACAATTGTCAAAATTCGATTTCCAAATCATTTTGACCCAGGGGCTAAACCGCCAAATCCGCCGTATGTGCGGTGAATTGGGATACGAGGTTTACCGTCTGCAAAGAACACGAATCATGAATATCCACCTTGGAAACCTTCCACCAGGACAATGGAGAGATCTATCTAAGAAAGAGAAAACACAATTATTTAGGGAATTAAACTACGAACCGAAAGAATGGTAA
- a CDS encoding MBL fold metallo-hydrolase, which produces MHSINKIGKRFWYITPISETDRPILGMVVGDNKTLMIDAGNSEDHARYFLNELFQREVPNPDMVVLTHWHWDHIFGLSALPNTVSVASKETKMEMEKLIPLSWSDEAIDARVKEGTEIEFCAKAIKNEYTDHRDIKIVLPDLTFEKRVEIDLGGITCIVQHVGGDHASDSVVVYVEEEKILFLGDCIYPDIFSEKENYTIKQTLRLLDELEVFDADTYILSHQKAISKEEFKQEAAMLRTIANYTDMCGGAEQKIVDEYAKHVKRELTEDERLTITDFVNGYSGT; this is translated from the coding sequence ATGCACTCAATTAACAAGATAGGTAAGAGGTTCTGGTATATCACTCCAATATCGGAAACGGACCGTCCCATTCTAGGTATGGTGGTGGGGGATAACAAGACATTGATGATCGATGCCGGCAACTCGGAGGATCATGCCCGCTACTTCTTGAATGAACTTTTCCAAAGGGAAGTGCCCAATCCTGATATGGTTGTGCTTACTCATTGGCATTGGGATCATATATTTGGTCTTTCAGCATTACCGAATACCGTTTCGGTTGCATCAAAAGAAACAAAAATGGAGATGGAGAAGCTCATTCCGCTTTCATGGTCAGATGAGGCAATAGATGCAAGGGTGAAAGAAGGGACTGAAATCGAATTCTGTGCGAAAGCCATTAAAAATGAATACACGGACCACCGGGATATCAAGATTGTCTTGCCAGATTTAACTTTTGAAAAAAGAGTGGAAATCGACCTTGGCGGCATAACTTGTATCGTACAGCATGTTGGAGGCGACCACGCCTCAGATTCAGTGGTCGTATATGTTGAAGAAGAAAAAATCCTTTTTCTCGGTGACTGTATCTATCCAGATATCTTTTCCGAAAAAGAGAACTATACCATCAAGCAGACCCTCCGATTATTAGATGAATTAGAAGTATTCGATGCCGATACATATATCCTTTCGCATCAAAAGGCAATTTCAAAAGAAGAATTCAAACAGGAAGCGGCCATGCTTAGAACAATTGCGAACTATACGGATATGTGCGGAGGGGCCGAGCAGAAAATAGTAGATGAATACGCAAAGCACGTCAAAAGGGAACTGACAGAAGACGAAAGATTAACCATCACAGACTTTGTGAATGGCTACAGCGGGACATAG
- a CDS encoding ferritin family protein — translation MYFPFYAPNYDHYYRAPIDTQLLNDIQKAINAEYSAIACYAKIAGMAPTQEEKDKILEIQKDEKRHLEEFTQIFIKLTGKKPSYQIIEECPATYKAGIEFAFKDEQEAVDSYLDIADKVQDPAIKDRFRRAASDEQNHAVWFLYFLQKNPRSTHFHRQMGDFGAKGALNAAASSLTLPQMLTYAMQDEYLAQARYNNILGTFGSIRTFAQIKEAELRHISALMPLFERYQVPIPTDISQSFVSTPESVKAAYAAGVQGEIDNIAMYDKFLSFNLPSDVQIVFSQLRNASLNHLAAFERGLARH, via the coding sequence GTGTATTTCCCTTTTTATGCCCCAAACTATGATCATTATTATCGAGCACCGATAGATACCCAGCTTTTAAATGATATCCAAAAGGCTATTAACGCTGAATATAGCGCAATCGCCTGCTATGCGAAAATAGCCGGGATGGCCCCAACTCAAGAGGAAAAGGATAAGATTCTTGAGATTCAAAAAGATGAAAAGCGTCATCTTGAAGAATTCACTCAAATTTTCATCAAGTTAACGGGTAAAAAGCCGTCCTATCAAATTATTGAAGAGTGCCCTGCCACTTACAAAGCAGGCATTGAATTCGCTTTTAAGGATGAGCAGGAGGCAGTAGATTCCTATTTGGATATTGCCGATAAAGTACAGGATCCAGCCATTAAAGATCGTTTCCGCCGTGCTGCATCTGACGAACAGAACCACGCAGTATGGTTTTTGTATTTCCTTCAAAAGAACCCTAGATCCACTCACTTCCATAGGCAAATGGGTGACTTCGGTGCAAAAGGAGCGTTAAACGCTGCCGCATCGTCGCTAACCCTGCCCCAGATGCTGACGTATGCCATGCAGGACGAATACCTCGCCCAAGCCAGATATAATAATATACTCGGAACCTTTGGCAGCATAAGAACCTTTGCTCAGATCAAAGAAGCAGAATTGAGGCATATAAGTGCCCTAATGCCGCTTTTTGAACGATACCAGGTGCCAATTCCGACTGATATATCCCAATCGTTTGTTTCCACCCCTGAAAGCGTAAAGGCTGCCTATGCTGCAGGAGTTCAGGGAGAAATAGATAACATAGCGATGTACGATAAATTTTTATCTTTTAACCTCCCAAGTGATGTGCAAATCGTCTTCTCGCAGCTGCGAAATGCATCACTAAATCATTTAGCGGCGTTTGAGAGAGGGCTTGCCAGACACTAG
- a CDS encoding ABC transporter ATP-binding protein, whose translation MSGIQFKNVSKIYQQGENQVLALNDISLTVDQGEFVAVIGPSGSGKSTFLAIAGALLQASEGEVILKEKNLNDLNPKDLARFRLEEIGFILQTSNLIPYLNVLEQLLVVKRMAGKLLKEDKEYAKELLQSLGLGSKLEKLPEQLSGGERQRTAIARAFINDPSIILADEPTASLDSKKAHEVVQLIAKEAKMRNKAAIMVTHDERMLEYCDKVYRMEDGRLEHDASFRPEKIQAAQSR comes from the coding sequence ATGTCAGGAATTCAATTTAAGAACGTTTCTAAAATATATCAGCAAGGCGAGAATCAAGTTCTGGCTCTAAATGACATTTCCTTGACTGTTGATCAAGGGGAATTCGTGGCTGTCATTGGCCCATCGGGTTCTGGAAAAAGTACATTTTTGGCTATCGCAGGTGCCTTGCTCCAAGCATCTGAAGGTGAGGTTATTCTGAAAGAGAAGAATCTAAATGATTTAAACCCTAAGGATTTAGCCCGCTTTCGCCTCGAGGAAATAGGATTCATCTTACAAACAAGCAACCTGATTCCCTATTTAAATGTACTGGAACAACTGCTTGTCGTGAAAAGAATGGCAGGGAAGCTTTTAAAAGAGGATAAGGAATATGCTAAAGAACTTTTGCAAAGCTTGGGATTGGGATCAAAACTGGAGAAGCTGCCGGAACAGTTATCTGGAGGAGAACGCCAGCGGACCGCCATTGCCCGTGCATTTATAAACGACCCTTCTATTATTCTCGCAGATGAACCAACAGCAAGCCTTGATTCAAAAAAAGCTCATGAAGTGGTTCAACTCATCGCCAAAGAGGCCAAAATGAGAAACAAAGCAGCCATTATGGTTACACATGACGAACGAATGCTGGAATACTGCGATAAAGTCTATCGCATGGAAGATGGCAGACTGGAACATGATGCTTCTTTCAGGCCAGAAAAGATACAAGCCGCTCAATCAAGGTAA
- a CDS encoding ABC transporter permease — protein MFLAIRELKHGKLRFLMIGIITVLIAWLVFILSGLGNGLSTLSAATFKNMDANYVTFEDGSRSSMSRSLLSESLADKLEKEANVSAASAMGATMGTVRSNTNSNDNEKIDVALLGVEPGSFLEPKVIEGSPLQAKELVDVIANDTLKKKGLKIGDTLKIEGSLEKLRIAGFVKNETYNHLPAIFTSLDKWRAIQFAAPGADKGIKKPVNAIMLQGENIDAKKMNQQFKNTEIVTKADAIQGMPGYKEENGTIMMMLAFLLAISAFVLGVFFYVLTLQKSNQFGILKAIGASNRFLGRAIVSQVFLLSFTSIAAGILLTYGTALILPDEMPFSLDPKLVILYALLLLVISILSSLVSVRKITKVDPLQAIGRVE, from the coding sequence CAGGCTTAGGCAATGGGCTTTCTACTTTAAGTGCGGCGACATTTAAAAATATGGATGCCAATTATGTAACTTTTGAAGATGGATCAAGATCCTCAATGAGCCGTTCATTATTAAGTGAATCATTGGCGGATAAATTAGAAAAAGAAGCTAATGTTTCTGCGGCATCAGCCATGGGTGCAACCATGGGGACTGTCCGCAGCAATACCAATTCGAACGATAATGAAAAGATCGATGTTGCCCTACTTGGAGTAGAACCAGGCAGTTTTCTGGAACCGAAAGTAATTGAGGGAAGTCCTCTCCAGGCAAAAGAATTGGTCGACGTTATCGCAAACGATACGTTAAAGAAAAAAGGCCTCAAAATTGGGGATACGCTAAAGATTGAGGGATCTTTGGAAAAGCTGAGAATTGCCGGGTTCGTTAAGAATGAAACCTATAATCATTTACCCGCTATCTTCACTTCTTTGGATAAATGGCGCGCCATACAATTTGCAGCTCCTGGTGCAGATAAAGGAATTAAAAAACCGGTCAATGCCATTATGCTGCAAGGAGAAAATATCGACGCAAAAAAAATGAATCAGCAATTTAAAAATACAGAAATCGTAACTAAGGCTGATGCTATCCAAGGGATGCCAGGCTATAAAGAAGAAAACGGGACGATTATGATGATGCTTGCTTTTCTCTTGGCTATCTCGGCATTTGTACTAGGCGTATTCTTTTACGTCCTAACCTTGCAAAAATCCAATCAATTCGGCATCTTAAAAGCCATTGGCGCAAGCAATCGCTTCCTTGGCAGAGCAATTGTCTCCCAGGTATTTCTTCTATCCTTCACCAGTATTGCAGCAGGGATTTTGCTAACCTACGGAACGGCGCTTATTCTGCCGGATGAAATGCCATTCTCACTTGACCCTAAACTTGTCATCCTTTATGCCCTTTTATTACTGGTCATATCGATTTTAAGTTCATTGGTCTCAGTCCGAAAAATAACAAAAGTAGACCCGCTTCAAGCGATCGGGAGGGTAGAATAA